A genomic segment from Ptychodera flava strain L36383 chromosome 8, AS_Pfla_20210202, whole genome shotgun sequence encodes:
- the LOC139139051 gene encoding SERPINE1 mRNA-binding protein 1-like isoform X1, with the protein MEVSYGIGVTNRYQVFLDEDGDPDDILNLEEQKKDEKPSKKQDKKAKGDAKQKQNQQQMINKKEPLQTANAKKDESVREQSSKPPRQQREDRRQGNRNVVNNTDENRRPDSRRNRERRPPRDDAEPQVASPQDFKNERDTRDRPERGRGFRGRGRGRGGFYGGRDNRGKREYERHSGSDKSSSSSSVKPQDKREGSGPHNWGNVKDEMKDVTSMDMNTSNVSEDAEWSAQNEDIEGKDTKGAENAEVEEPEPVEEVKEMTLDEYKALMSKEREKCGAQFNVRKAGEGEDQGQWKKTYVLKKDRENEEARVSEERYIRERSAKHTVDIEIKFADNPSRGGAAGRGGGRRGRRGRGGPSGGGAGGAGGGRGGGFGSNSGRGSGGGFGGNPRKTPVGGSAPKMDDENDFPSLGK; encoded by the exons ATGGAAGTCTCCTATGGAATAGGAGTGACGAACAGGTATCAAGTGTTTCTTGATGAGGATGGAGATCCCGATGATATCCTCAATTTAGAGGAGCAGAAAAAAGACGAGAAACCATCAAAGAAGCAAGATAAGAAAGCGAAGGGTGATGCGAAACAGAAACAGAATCAACAACAAATGATCAACAAAAAGGAGCCTCTGCAGACTGCAAACGCCAAGAAAGATG AAAGTGTAAGAGAGCAGTCAAGCAAGCCGCCCCGTCAGCAACGTGAGGACAGGCGACAAGGTAATCGCAATGTTGTCAATAACACTGACGAGAACAGGAGGCCCGATTCAAGACGCAACCGAGAACGAAGACCACCCCGCGACGACGCCGAACCCCAAGTAGCATCCCCACAGGATTTCAAGAATGAACGCGATACACGAGATAGACCGGAGCGAGGGCGTGGATTCCGTGGAAGAGGGCGCGGCAGAGGTGGCTTCTACGGTGGCCGCGACAACCGAGGGAAACGTGAATACGAACGACACAGTGGCAGCGATAAGAG TTCTTCTTCTAGCTCAGTGAAACCGCAGGACAAGCGTGAGGGCTCCGGCCCCCACAACTGGGGCAACGTGAAAGACGAAATGAAGGACGTGACGAGCATGGATATGAATACCTCAAACGTAAGCGAAGACGCTGAATGGTCCGCCCAGAACGAAGATATTGAAGGCAAGGACACAAA GGGTGCTGAAAATGCCGAAGTTGAAGAACCGGAACCCGTCGAAGAAGTGAAGGAAATGACGCTGGATGAGTACAAGGCCTTAATGTCAAAGGAACGTGAGAAGTGTGGAGCCCAGTTCAATGTACGCAAAGCTGGCGAAGGTGAAGACCAAGGACAATGGAAGAAGACCTACGTTTTGAAGAAGGACCGCGAAAATGAAGAAGCCAGG GTCTCTGAAGAGCGCTACATCCGCGAGCGTAGTGCCAAACACACTGTTGACATCGAAATTAAGTTTGCCGATAATCCCAGCCGTGGCGGCGCAGCTGGACGCGGGGGCGGAAGACGCGGCCGCAGAGGACGTGGAGGCCCAAGTGGCGGTGGAGCTGGTGGTGCTGGAGGCGGCCGTGGTGGCGGCTTCGGCTCAAATTCCGGCAGAGGCAGCGGCGGCGGTTTTGGAGGAAACCCGCGCAAGACTCCAGTAGGAGGATCTGCTCCGAAAATGGATGATGAGAATGACTTCCCATCGTTgggaaagtaa
- the LOC139139052 gene encoding dapdiamide synthesis protein DdaC-like, giving the protein MFAVIRVLPRSVVVCRCNVRQYSQVASAIANPSFIQREKLDVPPDWAARLADREWVPGGLNPDNKYPEFIAPPKPNFPALYEAENGDIGSAAEWAKAAREIIESKLVEYGVIMFRGMPVYGGEGFSEFLLSTGYSPMGYEGGLAVRQKVAAGVLTASDDLPEVTIQPHNEMAYSKDYPHKLFFYCQIAPAPGCGGETGLTRVKDILPKLDPKVVDKFRKLGVKYNNYLPSQEKSQYKSWQETFFTEDRGEVEKHMARMNYEFEWQDDGAISYAHTLPVFHKHHTTGEELWFTHVTRHHATNLSEHPKYAGDKHRPYKRYPYHTTYGDGTEIEPEVIQHIRDVIWQVSVGFQMQERDLLVYDNMLVQHSRLGFTGKRKLLAAMTSD; this is encoded by the exons ATGTTCGCAGTTATTCGAGTTTTGCCCCGATCGGTTGTTGTTTGCCGGTGCAATGTTAGGCAGTATTCACAGGTCGCAAGTGCCATAGCGAATCCGTCTTTCATTCAGCGTGAAAAGTTGGATGTCCCTCCGGACTGGGCTGCTCGACTTGCGGATCGTGAGTGGGTACCGGGAGGCCTGAATCCAGACAACAAGTATCCTGAATTCATAGCACCGCCAAAACCGAACTTCCCTGCTCTGTACGAAGCCGAGAATGGAGACATCGGGTCTGCGGCCGAATGGGCCAAGGCTGCACGTGAAATTATCGAAAGCAAGCTGGTGGAGTATGGAGTCATCATGTTCAGGGGTATGCCCGTGTACGGAGGGGAGgggttttcagaatttttgctGAGCACCGGTTACTCGCCCATGGGGTACGAGGGTGGGCTTGCTGTTCGTCAAAAAGTGGCAGCTGGTGTGTTAACGGCCAGTGATGATCTACCGGAAGTTACGATCCAACCCCACAACGAAATGGCGTATTCCAAAGATTATCCTCACAAG TTGTTTTTCTACTGTCAAATTGCACCGGCACCTGGGTGTGGTGGAGAAACAGGACTCACCAGGGTGAAAGATATTCTTCCAAAGCTTGACCCCAAGGTTGTTGATAAGTTCAGAAAATTGGGAGTGAAATATAACAATTACCTCCCATCCCAAGAGAAGAGTCAGTATAAAAGTTGGCAAGAG ACATTCTTCACAGAGGACAGAGGTGAAGTGGAGAAACACATGGCTAGAATGAATTATGAATTTGAGTGGCAAGATGATGGGGCCATCTCATACGCGCACACACTGCCCGTCTTTCACAAGCACCATACAACAG GAGAAGAACTGTGGTTCACCCATGTGACACGCCACCACGCCACAAACTTGTCAGAGCATCCGAAGTACGCCGGCGATAAACATCGTCCTTACAAGCGCTACCCTTACCACACTACGTATGGCGACGGCACCGAGATCGAACCAGAAGTCATTCAACACATCCGGGATGTCATTTGGCAGGTGTCAGTGGGTTTTCAGATGCAAGAGAGAGACCTACTCGTGTACGACAATATGCTCGTTCAGCACTCGCGTCTTGGCTTCACCGGGAAGCGAAAACTGCTGGCAGCAATGACCAGTGATTGA
- the LOC139139051 gene encoding SERPINE1 mRNA-binding protein 1-like isoform X2: MEVSYGIGVTNRYQVFLDEDGDPDDILNLEEQKKDEKPSKKQDKKAKGDAKQKQNQQQMINKKEPLQTANAKKDESVREQSSKPPRQQREDRRQGNRNVVNNTDENRRPDSRRNRERRPPRDDAEPQVASPQDFKNERDTRDRPERGRGFRGRGRGRGGFYGGRDNRGKREYERHSGSDKSSVKPQDKREGSGPHNWGNVKDEMKDVTSMDMNTSNVSEDAEWSAQNEDIEGKDTKGAENAEVEEPEPVEEVKEMTLDEYKALMSKEREKCGAQFNVRKAGEGEDQGQWKKTYVLKKDRENEEARVSEERYIRERSAKHTVDIEIKFADNPSRGGAAGRGGGRRGRRGRGGPSGGGAGGAGGGRGGGFGSNSGRGSGGGFGGNPRKTPVGGSAPKMDDENDFPSLGK, from the exons ATGGAAGTCTCCTATGGAATAGGAGTGACGAACAGGTATCAAGTGTTTCTTGATGAGGATGGAGATCCCGATGATATCCTCAATTTAGAGGAGCAGAAAAAAGACGAGAAACCATCAAAGAAGCAAGATAAGAAAGCGAAGGGTGATGCGAAACAGAAACAGAATCAACAACAAATGATCAACAAAAAGGAGCCTCTGCAGACTGCAAACGCCAAGAAAGATG AAAGTGTAAGAGAGCAGTCAAGCAAGCCGCCCCGTCAGCAACGTGAGGACAGGCGACAAGGTAATCGCAATGTTGTCAATAACACTGACGAGAACAGGAGGCCCGATTCAAGACGCAACCGAGAACGAAGACCACCCCGCGACGACGCCGAACCCCAAGTAGCATCCCCACAGGATTTCAAGAATGAACGCGATACACGAGATAGACCGGAGCGAGGGCGTGGATTCCGTGGAAGAGGGCGCGGCAGAGGTGGCTTCTACGGTGGCCGCGACAACCGAGGGAAACGTGAATACGAACGACACAGTGGCAGCGATAAGAG CTCAGTGAAACCGCAGGACAAGCGTGAGGGCTCCGGCCCCCACAACTGGGGCAACGTGAAAGACGAAATGAAGGACGTGACGAGCATGGATATGAATACCTCAAACGTAAGCGAAGACGCTGAATGGTCCGCCCAGAACGAAGATATTGAAGGCAAGGACACAAA GGGTGCTGAAAATGCCGAAGTTGAAGAACCGGAACCCGTCGAAGAAGTGAAGGAAATGACGCTGGATGAGTACAAGGCCTTAATGTCAAAGGAACGTGAGAAGTGTGGAGCCCAGTTCAATGTACGCAAAGCTGGCGAAGGTGAAGACCAAGGACAATGGAAGAAGACCTACGTTTTGAAGAAGGACCGCGAAAATGAAGAAGCCAGG GTCTCTGAAGAGCGCTACATCCGCGAGCGTAGTGCCAAACACACTGTTGACATCGAAATTAAGTTTGCCGATAATCCCAGCCGTGGCGGCGCAGCTGGACGCGGGGGCGGAAGACGCGGCCGCAGAGGACGTGGAGGCCCAAGTGGCGGTGGAGCTGGTGGTGCTGGAGGCGGCCGTGGTGGCGGCTTCGGCTCAAATTCCGGCAGAGGCAGCGGCGGCGGTTTTGGAGGAAACCCGCGCAAGACTCCAGTAGGAGGATCTGCTCCGAAAATGGATGATGAGAATGACTTCCCATCGTTgggaaagtaa
- the LOC139139049 gene encoding zinc finger protein 367-like, with amino-acid sequence MANNIDITATMISPQKSIPDMSKRTPIKSVKFEGLATSPGLSDFAIYPWRWAESAQQIQLSPSSTCSSPGLDKDGLRRGRPRADVLANLMQEGASSCSSIRCNICHRVFPREKSLQAHMRTHTGERPYVCDYPNCGKAFVQSGQLKTHQRLHTGEKPFVCSIQGCESRFTHANRHCPDHPFARLKREFTEPSVSSSFGKNENENKDVNEWLMRYTEAQKERAPAVQKQKQIKRKLEKEEQQESLTERKKARQAAKRRLHEQREKWYGALALIQLSTASP; translated from the exons ATGGCTAACAACATAGACATCACGGCAACGATGATTTCTCCACAAAAGAGTATCCCAGACATGTCAAAAAGAACTCCAATCAAGTCAGTGAAGTTCGAAGGACTCGCGACGAGCCCGGGATTGAGTGATTTCGCCATATATCCCTGGCGATGGGCAGAAAGTGCACAACAAATTCAGCTGAGTCCATCTTCGACATGTAGTTCGCCGGGGTTGGACAAAGACGGCTTACGACGCGGACGGCCCCGAGCCGATGTTCTCGCCAACTTAATGCAGGAAGGAGCATCGTCTTGTAGTTCGATCCGGTGCAACATCTGTCATCGGGTATTCCCTCGTGAAAAATCCTTGCAAGCCCACATGAGGACGCATACAG GTGAACGACCATATGTATGTGATTATCCCAACTGTGGCAAGGCGTTTGTTCAAAGCGGTCAGCTGAAAACGCATCAGAGACTTCACACAGGAGAGAAGCCTTTCGTTTGCTCTATTCAAG GTTGTGAAAGCAGATTCACACACGccaacagacactgcccagatCACCCGTTTGCAAGACTCAAGAGAGAGTTCACCGAACCGAGTGTGTCGTCCAGTTTTGgcaagaatgaaaatgaaaataaagacgTTAATGAGTGGCTTATGAG GTACACGGAAGCCCAGAAGGAGAGAGCACCGGCGGTGCAGAAACAAAAACAGATCAAGAGAAAACTGGAAAAGGAAGAACAGCAGGAGAGTTTGACAGAACGAAAGAAGGCTCGTCAGGCAGCCAAGCGACGACTACACGAGCAGCGAGAGAAATGGTATGGCGCCCTCGCGCTCATTCAACTGTCAACAGCAAGCCCTTAG